The Sphingosinicella humi genome has a window encoding:
- the prsR gene encoding PEP-CTERM-box response regulator transcription factor: protein MSAEAKAKLLIVEDDEGLQRQLRWAYDDYEVLVASDRNAAVDLVRAQEPPVVTLDLGLPPDPDGVSEGFATLETILSLKPDTKVVVATGHGARESALRAISSGAYDYYQKPVDIDQLGLIVRRAFQLHDIEAENRRLESQVGEGRTVLGTMITAAPEMLRVARTIERVANTDVSVMLLGASGTGKELLAKGLHESSGRRSGGFVAINCAAIPENLLEAELFGYEKGAFTGAIKTTEGKIELAHGGTLFLDEVGDIPLPLQVKLLRFLQERVIERIGGRKPIAVDTRIVCATHQDLPEMIKAGSFREDLYYRLAEIVVTIPTLAERHGDATLLAKHFLHRFARDMNPQVKGFAPSALAAINDWPWPGNVRELENRMKRAVIMADGKLIAAEDLDLTTDEADSLAVNLKAAREEADRKAIRQALARTENNISGAAKLLGISRPTLYDLLKQYGLQP from the coding sequence ATGAGTGCCGAAGCCAAGGCGAAACTGTTGATCGTCGAGGATGACGAAGGCCTGCAGCGGCAGCTCCGCTGGGCCTATGACGATTATGAGGTGCTGGTGGCGTCCGACCGCAACGCCGCCGTCGACCTCGTCCGCGCGCAGGAACCGCCGGTCGTCACGCTGGACCTGGGCCTGCCGCCCGACCCGGACGGCGTGAGCGAGGGCTTCGCCACGCTCGAGACGATCCTGTCGCTGAAACCCGACACCAAGGTCGTCGTGGCCACCGGCCACGGCGCCCGCGAAAGCGCGCTCCGCGCCATCTCGTCGGGCGCCTATGACTATTATCAGAAGCCAGTCGATATCGATCAGCTCGGCCTCATCGTCCGCCGCGCCTTCCAGCTCCACGACATCGAGGCCGAGAACCGGCGCCTCGAAAGCCAGGTGGGCGAGGGCCGCACGGTGCTCGGCACCATGATCACCGCGGCGCCGGAGATGCTGAGGGTGGCCCGCACCATCGAGCGGGTCGCCAACACCGACGTATCGGTCATGCTGCTCGGGGCCAGCGGGACCGGCAAGGAGCTCCTCGCCAAGGGCCTCCACGAGTCGAGCGGTCGCCGGAGCGGCGGCTTCGTCGCCATCAACTGTGCCGCCATCCCGGAGAATCTGCTCGAGGCCGAGCTGTTCGGCTATGAGAAGGGCGCCTTCACCGGCGCCATCAAGACGACCGAGGGCAAGATCGAGCTCGCCCATGGCGGCACCCTCTTCCTCGACGAGGTGGGCGACATCCCGCTGCCGCTCCAGGTGAAGCTGCTCCGTTTCCTGCAGGAGCGGGTGATCGAGCGCATCGGCGGCAGGAAACCGATCGCCGTCGACACCCGCATCGTCTGCGCCACCCATCAGGACCTGCCGGAGATGATCAAGGCGGGCAGCTTCCGCGAGGACCTCTACTACCGGCTCGCCGAAATCGTCGTGACGATCCCCACCCTCGCCGAGCGTCACGGCGACGCCACGCTCCTCGCCAAGCATTTCCTCCACCGCTTTGCGCGCGACATGAATCCGCAGGTGAAGGGCTTCGCGCCGAGCGCTTTGGCCGCGATCAACGACTGGCCCTGGCCCGGCAATGTCCGCGAGTTGGAGAACCGGATGAAGCGCGCGGTCATTATGGCCGACGGCAAGCTCATCGCGGCCGAGGATCTCGACCTCACGACCGACGAGGCGGACTCGCTCGCGGTCAACCTGAAGGCCGCGCGGGAAGAGGCCGACCGCAAAGCCATTCGCCAGGCGCTCGCCCGCACCGAGAACAATATTTCGGGCGCTGCCAAGCTGCTCGGGATCAGCCGCCCGACGCTCTACGACCTTCTCAAGCAATATGGACTCCAGCCATGA
- the prsK gene encoding XrtA/PEP-CTERM system histidine kinase PrsK: MLTVLGLWSHALAALLFGALAIWQLRHWNGDPRNRPLVAAFAVTAVWAIFLALLGSHHWLADMAESARNFAFLAFMYGIVRSAADNERLRAVRLVYFTVAAVIGLQIVVAGVLPRFDDEPAVRNALETTAHIIGLTIAAGSLVLVHNLYGQAAPDARWGIRLPMIALAGLWAYDLHLYTVAYLSRAPVDDLLAMRGAIAAMLVPLFALASRRNAQWRMRMSRAATFQSLSVLAILAYLILMMSATQAIEVIGGNWTRVGQIALIFVMSVVTLILLPSGKARAWLRVMLAKHFFEHRYDYREEWLRFTRTVGRSGGDVAPLGDRVIKALADISDSPAGLLLVTDDQNRLVPAARWNWHHEIGRSGASDHGFIRFLEATAHIVDFETTRDGRLIAGEERVAVPAWLAEIETAWAGIPLLHNDRLVGLVILAHPLVRRPLDWEDFDLFRAAGIQAASYLAEARSQEALATSQRFDEFNRRFAFILHDIKNLVSQLSLVARNAERHADNPEFRADMIATLRNSVTKMNDLLARLTRDGRTEPASVRETKLHPILSAIAGAKQGLHAVHLFGDPALTARADPARLEQAVGHLVQNAIDASPPGEAVRICYGARGSELAIEVIDSGAGMSAEFVGGRLFQPFASTKEGGFGIGAFEARTLVAAMGGRIEVESREGEGSRFTIFLPACRPEAVRPFKPEHERKRA, translated from the coding sequence ATGCTGACCGTCCTCGGCCTGTGGAGCCATGCGCTCGCCGCGCTCCTGTTCGGCGCCCTCGCCATCTGGCAGCTTCGTCACTGGAACGGCGATCCCCGCAACCGCCCGCTGGTCGCCGCCTTTGCGGTCACGGCGGTCTGGGCGATCTTCCTTGCGCTGCTCGGCTCGCACCATTGGCTTGCGGACATGGCCGAAAGCGCCCGCAACTTCGCCTTCCTCGCCTTCATGTACGGTATCGTGCGGAGTGCCGCCGACAATGAACGGCTGAGAGCCGTCCGGCTCGTCTACTTCACCGTCGCGGCGGTGATCGGCCTCCAGATCGTCGTCGCCGGCGTCCTCCCCCGCTTCGACGACGAACCGGCCGTCCGCAACGCGCTCGAAACGACGGCCCATATCATCGGTCTCACCATCGCGGCGGGCTCGCTGGTGCTGGTCCACAATCTCTATGGCCAGGCGGCGCCCGATGCGCGCTGGGGCATTCGGCTGCCGATGATCGCGCTGGCCGGCCTGTGGGCCTACGACCTGCATCTCTACACCGTCGCCTATCTGAGCCGGGCGCCGGTCGACGACCTGCTGGCGATGCGCGGCGCGATCGCCGCCATGCTCGTGCCGCTCTTTGCGCTGGCGAGCCGGCGCAATGCCCAATGGCGGATGCGGATGTCGCGCGCGGCGACCTTCCAGTCGCTCTCGGTGCTGGCGATCCTCGCCTATCTGATCCTGATGATGTCGGCGACCCAGGCGATCGAGGTCATCGGCGGCAATTGGACCCGGGTGGGCCAGATCGCTCTCATCTTCGTGATGAGCGTGGTGACGCTCATCCTCCTGCCTTCGGGAAAGGCAAGAGCGTGGCTGAGGGTGATGCTCGCCAAGCATTTCTTCGAACACCGCTATGACTATCGGGAGGAATGGCTCCGCTTCACCCGCACGGTCGGGCGTAGCGGCGGCGACGTCGCACCGCTCGGCGACCGGGTAATCAAGGCCCTGGCGGACATATCGGACTCTCCGGCCGGTCTCCTCCTCGTCACCGACGATCAAAACCGGCTCGTTCCGGCGGCACGATGGAACTGGCACCACGAGATAGGCCGTAGCGGCGCGAGCGATCACGGCTTCATTCGCTTCCTGGAGGCGACCGCCCATATCGTCGATTTCGAGACGACGCGGGATGGCAGGCTGATCGCGGGCGAAGAGCGCGTCGCCGTGCCGGCCTGGTTGGCCGAGATCGAGACCGCCTGGGCGGGCATTCCGCTCCTCCACAACGACAGGCTGGTCGGCCTCGTCATCCTGGCGCATCCGCTGGTCCGCCGGCCGCTCGACTGGGAGGATTTCGACCTGTTCCGCGCCGCCGGCATCCAGGCGGCGAGCTATCTTGCCGAAGCGCGCAGCCAGGAGGCGCTGGCCACATCGCAGCGCTTCGACGAATTCAACCGCCGCTTCGCCTTCATCCTCCACGACATCAAGAATCTGGTGAGCCAGCTCAGCCTGGTCGCCCGCAACGCGGAGCGACACGCCGACAACCCCGAATTCCGCGCGGACATGATCGCGACCCTCAGAAATTCGGTGACGAAGATGAACGACCTTCTCGCCCGCCTCACTCGCGACGGGCGCACCGAGCCAGCGTCGGTCCGCGAAACTAAGCTGCATCCGATCCTGTCGGCTATCGCCGGAGCCAAGCAGGGGTTGCACGCCGTCCATCTCTTCGGTGACCCGGCACTGACGGCTCGCGCCGATCCCGCCCGGCTCGAACAGGCCGTCGGGCACCTGGTGCAAAATGCGATCGATGCGAGCCCCCCGGGCGAGGCGGTGCGGATTTGCTACGGCGCCCGCGGCTCGGAGCTCGCAATCGAGGTGATCGACAGCGGCGCGGGAATGTCGGCGGAGTTCGTCGGCGGCCGCCTCTTCCAGCCCTTCGCCTCCACCAAGGAAGGCGGGTTCGGCATCGGCGCCTTCGAAGCGCGAACCTTGGTCGCCGCCATGGGCGGGCGGATCGAGGTCGAGAGCCGCGAGGGCGAGGGAAGCCGCTTCACCATCTTCTTGCCGGCGTGTCGGCCCGAGGCCGTCCGCCCATTCAAACCTGAACATGAACGGAAACGCGCATGA
- a CDS encoding TIGR03013 family XrtA/PEP-CTERM system glycosyltransferase, protein MIRLFKHYVPHTVLLLGLIDFTLLMLAAEGGWLLREWQIGGGIDPAASRLPHMLTFTLTLQAAMVGVGVYSADALLSIRYAVARLVVSISLGVLLLSLIFFMVPSVTFWRSNLLYAMMIALIMLGAARVALGRSLGGEAFKRRVLVLGAGPRAARLETLARRDGASFAIAGYVNMNEGPAAVGHAVNRDDIPHLPQHVLRLGASEVVLALEERRNALPLADLLRIKTTGVHVNDLSSFLERETGRVDLDSLNPSWLIFSDGFSAGRRLSSLGKRLFDIVISAAILVLAVPIILLTALAVKLESEGPAFFRQRRVGLYGQGFEIVKLRSMRQDAEVGGVAVWAQQDDPRVTRVGHIIRKLRIDELPQAWSVLKGEMSFVGPRPERPQFVADLEARLPYYAERHMVKPGITGWAQINYPYGASIEDARQKLEFDLYYAKNYTPFLDLLILLQTMRVILWPKGAR, encoded by the coding sequence GTGATCAGGCTGTTCAAACATTACGTGCCGCACACCGTGCTGCTCCTGGGTCTCATCGACTTCACGCTGCTGATGCTGGCCGCGGAGGGCGGCTGGCTGCTGCGCGAATGGCAGATCGGCGGCGGCATCGATCCGGCCGCCTCGCGGCTGCCGCACATGTTGACCTTCACCCTAACCCTGCAGGCGGCGATGGTCGGCGTCGGCGTCTATTCGGCGGATGCGTTGCTTTCGATCCGTTACGCCGTCGCGCGGCTGGTCGTCTCCATATCGCTGGGCGTCCTGCTTCTTTCCCTCATTTTCTTCATGGTGCCGTCGGTCACTTTCTGGCGATCGAACCTGCTCTACGCGATGATGATCGCGCTCATCATGCTCGGCGCCGCACGCGTCGCCCTCGGCCGGTCCCTGGGCGGCGAGGCGTTCAAGCGGCGGGTGCTGGTGCTGGGCGCCGGTCCGCGCGCCGCCCGGCTGGAGACGCTTGCCCGGCGCGATGGCGCAAGCTTCGCCATCGCCGGCTATGTCAACATGAACGAAGGCCCGGCGGCCGTCGGCCACGCCGTCAATCGTGACGACATCCCCCACCTTCCCCAGCATGTGTTGCGGCTAGGCGCCAGCGAGGTCGTGCTCGCGCTGGAGGAGCGCCGCAACGCCCTGCCGCTGGCCGACTTGCTGCGCATCAAGACGACGGGAGTCCATGTCAACGACCTGTCCTCCTTCCTGGAGCGGGAAACCGGGCGGGTGGACCTCGACAGCCTCAACCCCAGCTGGCTCATCTTCTCCGATGGATTTTCCGCCGGGCGGCGACTGTCGAGTCTCGGCAAGAGGCTGTTCGACATCGTCATCAGCGCCGCCATTCTCGTGCTCGCCGTGCCGATCATCCTCCTCACCGCCCTTGCGGTGAAGCTGGAGAGCGAAGGCCCGGCCTTCTTCCGGCAGCGCCGCGTCGGCCTTTACGGCCAGGGTTTCGAGATCGTGAAGCTGCGCTCGATGCGGCAGGACGCCGAAGTGGGCGGCGTCGCCGTGTGGGCCCAGCAGGACGATCCCCGCGTCACCCGCGTCGGCCATATCATCCGCAAGCTCCGCATCGACGAACTGCCCCAGGCCTGGAGCGTGCTGAAGGGCGAAATGAGCTTCGTCGGCCCCCGCCCCGAGCGGCCGCAGTTCGTCGCCGATCTCGAGGCGCGCCTACCGTATTATGCCGAGCGCCACATGGTGAAGCCGGGCATCACCGGCTGGGCGCAGATCAACTATCCTTATGGCGCCTCGATCGAGGACGCGCGCCAGAAGCTCGAATTCGATCTTTATTATGCCAAGAACTACACGCCGTTCCTGGACCTGTTGATCCTGCTCCAGACAATGCGCGTCATCCTCTGGCCAAAGGGGGCGCGCTGA
- a CDS encoding S66 peptidase family protein, translating into MLDRRTALQGIAAGAAMLALPSSTAAARAAAGKPPRLRPGDTVGLIEPAGFTDDAFDLALVEETVRAMGLVPKPAPHLLQRYGYLAGRDEARAADVNAMYADDDVRAVFAVRGGWGCARILPLLDYKRIAAHPKLLIGFSDITALHLAFAAHAGFATVHGPNAASSWGELSWNAFRQLAFEGGTPTYRNPVATDDRLVQARWRTWTIRPGRARGRLLGGNLTVLAALMGTPYLPDFKGAILFLEDTDEAPYRIDRMLTQLALGGVLGQVAGVVFGQCTDCRASAPSYGGFTVTEVLKQHLEPLGIPAFQGALIGHVANQFSLPVGIPAEIDAEAGTIRIMDPAVA; encoded by the coding sequence ATGCTCGATAGACGAACCGCCCTTCAAGGAATTGCCGCCGGCGCCGCCATGCTGGCGCTTCCGTCCAGCACCGCCGCTGCGCGAGCCGCGGCCGGAAAGCCGCCCCGGCTCCGGCCGGGCGACACGGTCGGGCTGATCGAGCCGGCCGGCTTCACCGACGACGCCTTCGATCTGGCGCTTGTCGAGGAGACGGTGCGGGCGATGGGCCTGGTGCCTAAGCCAGCGCCGCATTTGCTCCAGCGCTACGGTTATCTCGCCGGACGCGACGAGGCGCGAGCGGCCGACGTCAACGCCATGTATGCGGACGACGATGTGCGGGCGGTGTTCGCAGTGCGCGGCGGCTGGGGGTGCGCGCGCATTCTGCCGCTCCTCGACTACAAGCGCATCGCCGCCCATCCGAAGCTGCTCATCGGCTTCAGCGACATCACCGCCCTGCATCTCGCCTTCGCCGCCCATGCGGGTTTCGCGACGGTCCACGGCCCGAACGCCGCGAGCTCTTGGGGCGAGCTGTCGTGGAACGCCTTCCGCCAACTCGCTTTCGAAGGTGGGACGCCGACCTATCGCAACCCGGTCGCGACCGATGATCGGCTGGTGCAGGCACGCTGGCGCACCTGGACGATCCGTCCCGGCCGGGCCCGGGGCCGGTTGCTCGGCGGCAACCTCACGGTGCTCGCAGCGCTGATGGGCACGCCCTATCTTCCCGACTTCAAGGGAGCGATCCTGTTCCTCGAAGACACCGACGAGGCACCCTACCGGATCGATCGGATGCTGACCCAGCTGGCGCTCGGCGGCGTGCTCGGCCAAGTTGCCGGCGTCGTGTTCGGCCAGTGCACCGACTGCCGTGCCTCGGCTCCTTCCTATGGCGGTTTCACGGTCACCGAGGTGCTGAAGCAGCATCTGGAGCCGCTCGGCATACCCGCCTTCCAGGGCGCGCTGATCGGCCATGTCGCGAACCAGTTCAGCCTGCCGGTCGGCATTCCCGCCGAGATCGACGCCGAGGCAGGAACCATCCGGATCATGGACCCCGCCGTGGCGTGA
- a CDS encoding sulfotransferase family protein, with product MPVADLALPRPAPLRLANHLLDAVWNSRLSAPPEMDGEAMETRAEQQTGLADFGDPWFRRPLRRLLQSLAEEAQLNPVGRIVARAYVLKLLKERLWAQQWFGENAEIRRRPLAPPVVVVGPMRSGTTRLHRLLAADSRFAHLRMFETMCPVPRPARGGGRDRRPWLAAMSLGLLHRVNPATAVVHPTGPMAPEEELGLLVASAWGMKHEAQWRVPAYARWCEADDATPAYAHMADLLRLTGWMRQEDPGKPWLLKTPQHMLDLPALLRVFPDARIIFTHRDPAAVVGSSCSLAWNQMSLQSDHVDPRWIGREWLRKTRLKIDRMTAARAGLPAGRMIDVHFDEMDRDWHGVMRRIYRFLDLDMAPAEPAMGAYMARAERDRRYRSHSYRLGSFGLEAEDVRESFRDYLRDFAIPVEAASRKRESGPLWADDRTAVVASG from the coding sequence ATGCCTGTAGCCGACCTCGCCCTTCCGCGCCCGGCGCCCCTGCGTCTCGCCAACCATCTGCTGGATGCCGTCTGGAATAGCAGGCTTTCGGCACCGCCGGAGATGGACGGGGAGGCAATGGAAACGCGCGCCGAGCAGCAGACGGGCCTCGCGGACTTCGGCGACCCCTGGTTCCGCCGGCCTCTGCGCCGTTTGCTGCAGTCGCTCGCCGAGGAGGCGCAGCTCAATCCGGTCGGGCGTATCGTCGCGCGCGCCTATGTGCTGAAGCTGCTCAAGGAACGGCTTTGGGCGCAGCAATGGTTCGGCGAGAATGCCGAGATCCGGCGGCGACCTCTCGCCCCGCCGGTGGTCGTGGTCGGGCCGATGCGGTCGGGAACGACGCGGCTCCACCGGCTGCTCGCCGCCGACAGTCGCTTCGCGCATCTGCGCATGTTCGAAACCATGTGCCCGGTGCCGCGGCCGGCGCGAGGGGGCGGGCGCGATCGCCGCCCGTGGCTGGCGGCGATGAGCCTGGGGCTTCTCCACCGCGTCAATCCGGCGACAGCCGTGGTCCATCCGACGGGGCCCATGGCGCCGGAGGAGGAACTCGGCCTCCTGGTCGCTTCGGCCTGGGGCATGAAGCACGAGGCGCAGTGGCGCGTGCCCGCCTATGCGCGCTGGTGCGAGGCCGACGATGCCACCCCGGCCTATGCCCATATGGCCGACCTGCTGCGTCTCACCGGCTGGATGAGGCAGGAGGACCCGGGCAAGCCATGGCTCCTGAAGACGCCGCAGCACATGCTCGACCTGCCGGCGCTGCTCCGCGTCTTTCCCGACGCGCGGATCATCTTCACCCATCGCGATCCGGCGGCGGTCGTGGGGAGCAGCTGTTCGCTCGCCTGGAACCAGATGAGCCTGCAGAGCGACCATGTCGATCCCCGCTGGATAGGTCGCGAATGGCTGCGCAAGACGAGGCTCAAGATCGATCGGATGACGGCGGCTCGGGCCGGTCTTCCGGCGGGGCGCATGATCGACGTTCATTTTGACGAGATGGATCGCGACTGGCACGGCGTGATGCGGCGCATCTACCGCTTTCTCGACCTGGACATGGCCCCGGCCGAACCGGCGATGGGCGCCTATATGGCCCGCGCTGAAAGGGACCGCCGATATCGGTCGCACAGCTACAGGCTGGGCAGTTTCGGGCTCGAGGCGGAGGATGTGAGGGAGAGCTTCCGAGATTATCTCAGGGACTTCGCCATCCCGGTCGAGGCGGCGTCGCGGAAGAGAGAAAGCGGACCTCTATGGGCCGACGACCGCACCGCTGTGGTCGCGAGCGGGTAA
- a CDS encoding aldo/keto reductase has translation MAATRLLGASGLATPRLVLGGNVFGNTTRGAEAFAVLDRFVEADGTMVDTADVYSAWVPGHHGGESETLLGEWLRRRGRRDDVLIATKVGMLAGEGGEKLEPARIAAAAEASLKRLGTDYIDLYYAHQDDEKTPLWETLAAFDRLVRDGKARAIGASNYSAERLAEALAISEREGLARYTVLQPEYNLMARDGFEGDLQQLCIERNLGVLSYFGLASGFLTGKYRSEADFGKSPRGAGMAKYLNPRGRAVLAALDEVAAETRATQAQVALAWIAAQPGVTAPIASANRLEQLEELIGAMTLELDEGQLARLSDASR, from the coding sequence ATGGCCGCGACGAGGTTGCTGGGGGCGAGCGGATTGGCGACGCCCCGGCTGGTGCTGGGCGGGAACGTCTTCGGCAACACCACGCGGGGCGCGGAGGCCTTCGCGGTGCTCGACCGCTTCGTCGAGGCGGACGGCACGATGGTCGACACGGCCGACGTCTATTCAGCCTGGGTGCCGGGGCATCATGGCGGCGAGTCCGAGACGTTGCTCGGCGAGTGGCTGAGGCGGCGCGGCCGGCGCGACGACGTGCTGATCGCGACGAAGGTGGGCATGCTGGCGGGCGAAGGCGGCGAGAAGCTGGAACCCGCCCGCATCGCCGCCGCGGCGGAGGCGTCGCTGAAGCGGCTCGGGACCGACTATATCGACCTCTATTATGCGCATCAGGACGATGAGAAGACGCCTCTGTGGGAGACTCTTGCCGCTTTCGACCGGCTGGTCAGGGACGGCAAGGCGCGGGCGATCGGCGCGTCCAACTATTCGGCCGAGCGGCTGGCCGAGGCGCTCGCCATCTCCGAGCGCGAGGGACTGGCGCGCTACACGGTCCTGCAGCCCGAATATAATCTCATGGCCCGCGATGGTTTCGAGGGGGACCTGCAGCAGCTCTGCATTGAGCGGAACCTCGGCGTCCTTTCCTATTTCGGGCTCGCCTCCGGGTTCCTCACCGGGAAATACCGATCGGAGGCGGATTTTGGCAAAAGCCCGCGCGGTGCCGGCATGGCCAAATATCTGAACCCGCGCGGCCGGGCCGTCCTGGCTGCGCTCGACGAAGTGGCGGCCGAGACCCGTGCCACTCAGGCGCAAGTCGCGCTCGCCTGGATCGCCGCCCAGCCCGGAGTCACCGCCCCCATCGCCAGCGCCAATCGGCTGGAGCAGCTCGAGGAGCTTATCGGGGCGATGACGCTCGAGCTGGACGAGGGCCAGCTGGCGCGGCTTTCCGACGCGTCGCGCTGA
- the msrA gene encoding peptide-methionine (S)-S-oxide reductase MsrA, with protein MSRRTPLFLPGGFAALLGLAGCAPDYQPKVEGHTAEGPVAARPGETATAIFAGGCFWCTEADFEKVPGVISAVSGYTGGTLKNPTYEQVSGGGTGHYEAVRVTYDPARVSYEQLTDYFFRTVDPTDAGGQFCDRGDSYRTAIFVVGPEERRIAEAEKAEADAALDRPVVTPVLPAAPFYEAEEYHQDYYKKNDLKYRFYRTRCGRDARLQELWGG; from the coding sequence ATGAGCCGTCGCACGCCCCTGTTCCTGCCGGGCGGTTTTGCCGCCTTGCTCGGTCTCGCCGGATGCGCGCCCGATTACCAGCCCAAGGTCGAGGGGCACACCGCGGAAGGGCCGGTTGCCGCGCGACCCGGGGAGACCGCAACCGCGATCTTCGCGGGCGGTTGCTTCTGGTGCACCGAGGCGGATTTCGAGAAGGTGCCGGGGGTGATCTCCGCGGTGTCGGGCTATACCGGCGGAACGCTCAAGAACCCCACCTACGAGCAGGTCTCGGGCGGCGGCACGGGCCATTATGAAGCGGTGCGCGTCACTTACGACCCGGCGCGCGTCAGCTATGAGCAGCTGACCGACTATTTCTTCCGCACCGTCGACCCGACCGATGCCGGCGGCCAGTTCTGCGATCGGGGCGACAGCTATCGCACCGCCATCTTCGTCGTGGGGCCGGAGGAGCGTCGCATCGCCGAAGCCGAGAAGGCCGAGGCGGATGCGGCCCTCGATCGGCCGGTGGTGACCCCGGTCCTTCCGGCCGCGCCCTTCTACGAGGCCGAGGAATACCATCAGGACTATTACAAGAAGAACGATCTCAAATATCGCTTCTACCGCACCCGCTGCGGCCGCGATGCGCGGCTTCAGGAGCTTTGGGGCGGCTGA
- a CDS encoding amidohydrolase, whose amino-acid sequence MRSQLLAAALLCLMTTAAPAHADALSDAVAKDMPSLITLYQDLHAHPELSMQETRTAAKLAAEAKKLGFKVTEGVGKTGVVAVMENGPGPVVMLRADMDGLPVEEQTGLPYASKERGTSRAGVETGVMHACGHDTHMTAWVGAARRLAATKDQWSGTLVMILQPGEETSEGAKAMLEDGLYTRFPKPSHVIAFHDAAALPAGVVGYSNGYALANVDSVDITVKGVGGHGAYPHTTKDPIVLASRIVGALQTLVSRENDPQSPAVVTVGSFHAGAKHNIISDEAQLLLTVRSYSDETRRLLLDGIERIVRGEAIAAGMPEDRMPVVTIREKEYTPAVFNTEALTTNTAKLLTERFGPERVIATPAVMGGEDFSRYYLADKSIQSLIFWVGGVPQDKWKAAGGDASKLPSLHSPFWAPDPEPTISTATEAMVTAAMGVFNRAS is encoded by the coding sequence ATGAGAAGCCAATTGCTGGCCGCCGCGTTGCTGTGCCTGATGACCACCGCCGCGCCCGCGCACGCCGACGCCTTGAGCGACGCAGTCGCCAAGGACATGCCGTCGCTGATCACGCTCTACCAGGACCTCCACGCCCATCCCGAGCTCTCCATGCAGGAGACGCGCACCGCCGCCAAGCTCGCGGCCGAAGCGAAGAAGCTCGGCTTCAAGGTCACCGAAGGCGTCGGCAAGACCGGCGTCGTCGCGGTGATGGAAAACGGCCCCGGCCCCGTTGTGATGCTCCGCGCCGACATGGACGGGCTCCCGGTCGAGGAGCAGACCGGCCTCCCCTATGCCAGCAAGGAGCGCGGCACGAGCCGCGCCGGGGTTGAGACCGGCGTCATGCACGCCTGCGGCCACGACACGCACATGACCGCCTGGGTCGGCGCCGCCCGCCGGCTTGCCGCCACCAAGGATCAGTGGTCCGGCACGCTCGTCATGATCCTCCAGCCCGGCGAGGAGACCAGCGAGGGTGCGAAGGCCATGCTGGAGGACGGCCTCTACACCCGCTTTCCCAAGCCCAGCCACGTCATCGCCTTCCACGACGCCGCGGCCCTTCCGGCCGGCGTTGTCGGCTATTCCAACGGCTATGCGCTGGCCAATGTCGACAGCGTCGACATCACCGTGAAGGGGGTTGGCGGACACGGCGCCTATCCGCACACGACCAAGGATCCGATCGTCCTCGCCAGCCGCATCGTCGGCGCGCTCCAGACCTTGGTCAGCCGCGAGAACGACCCGCAGAGCCCGGCCGTCGTCACCGTCGGCAGCTTCCACGCCGGCGCCAAGCACAACATCATCTCCGACGAGGCGCAGCTGCTGCTCACCGTGCGCAGCTACAGCGATGAAACCCGCCGGCTGCTGCTCGACGGCATCGAGCGCATCGTGCGCGGCGAGGCGATCGCCGCCGGCATGCCGGAGGACCGGATGCCCGTGGTGACCATTCGCGAGAAGGAATATACGCCCGCCGTCTTCAACACCGAGGCGCTGACGACGAACACCGCCAAATTGCTCACCGAGCGCTTCGGCCCCGAGCGGGTCATCGCCACGCCGGCGGTGATGGGCGGCGAGGATTTCAGCCGCTACTATCTCGCCGACAAGTCGATCCAGAGCCTGATCTTCTGGGTCGGCGGCGTGCCGCAGGACAAATGGAAGGCCGCCGGCGGCGACGCGTCCAAGCTGCCCTCGCTACACAGCCCCTTCTGGGCACCCGATCCCGAGCCGACCATCTCTACCGCCACCGAAGCCATGGTGACGGCGGCGATGGGCGTGTTCAACCGCGCCTCCTGA
- a CDS encoding DUF4893 domain-containing protein: MRLGYLPLCAAAAMLAGCGSGSGNEAAGAASVVPDWRSIATTSDRHRLREWRTAWVKALELARASGHGQALAQEGALLQPDAGLAWQDPPPGVYRCRTIKIGGQSEAMLDYIAYPWFDCRIRNEDGLMSFTKLTGSQRPIGLLFPYVGQRMVFLGTLQLGDESRALQYGRDTERDMAGVIERIGEAKWRLVFPYPHFESTIDILELVPKSAAG; the protein is encoded by the coding sequence ATGAGGCTCGGTTATCTTCCCCTGTGCGCGGCGGCGGCGATGCTGGCCGGCTGCGGCTCGGGAAGCGGGAACGAGGCAGCCGGCGCGGCTTCCGTCGTGCCCGACTGGCGCTCCATCGCCACCACCAGTGATCGGCATCGTCTCCGCGAATGGCGGACGGCCTGGGTAAAGGCGCTAGAGTTGGCTCGGGCTTCCGGGCATGGACAGGCGCTCGCCCAGGAAGGCGCTCTGCTCCAGCCCGACGCGGGGCTTGCCTGGCAGGACCCGCCGCCCGGCGTCTATCGCTGCCGCACGATCAAGATAGGCGGGCAGTCCGAGGCGATGCTCGATTATATCGCCTATCCCTGGTTCGACTGCCGCATCCGCAACGAAGATGGCCTGATGAGCTTTACCAAGCTTACCGGCTCGCAGCGGCCGATTGGCCTCCTTTTTCCCTATGTCGGCCAGCGCATGGTGTTTCTCGGCACCCTCCAACTCGGCGACGAGAGCCGCGCGCTCCAATATGGGCGCGACACCGAGCGCGACATGGCCGGCGTGATCGAGCGGATCGGCGAGGCGAAGTGGCGGCTGGTCTTCCCCTATCCGCATTTCGAGTCCACTATCGACATATTGGAGCTCGTTCCCAAGAGCGCCGCCGGCTGA